The Edaphobacter sp. 12200R-103 genome contains a region encoding:
- a CDS encoding YciI family protein, whose protein sequence is MIIIKATPNSEAGAMPDQKLLEEMGKFNEELVAAGVMLAGEGLHPSSKGTRVRFSGDKRMVMDGPFAETKELIAGFWIWQCKSKEEAIEWVKRCPGSSNEEGEIEIRQIFELDDFGSELTPELRASEERLRTELESRQS, encoded by the coding sequence GCTGGAGCCATGCCGGACCAGAAGCTCCTGGAAGAGATGGGCAAGTTCAATGAAGAACTCGTCGCTGCCGGCGTGATGCTCGCAGGCGAGGGACTCCATCCCAGTTCGAAAGGTACACGAGTTCGCTTCAGCGGAGACAAACGGATGGTGATGGACGGCCCCTTTGCAGAAACCAAAGAGCTGATCGCCGGCTTCTGGATCTGGCAGTGCAAAAGCAAAGAAGAGGCCATCGAATGGGTGAAGCGGTGCCCCGGCTCTTCGAACGAGGAAGGTGAAATTGAGATCAGGCAGATCTTCGAGCTGGACGATTTCGGCTCGGAGCTGACGCCGGAGCTTCGGGCGAGTGAAGAACGTCTGCGCACTGAGCTCGAATCTCGCCAGAGCTGA